One Sparus aurata chromosome 5, fSpaAur1.1, whole genome shotgun sequence genomic window carries:
- the LOC115581465 gene encoding uncharacterized protein LOC115581465 isoform X1, producing the protein MEEYLRRVQSRLGADVLEGPIHAVLGGPEPDVDTVAATLCLALHLSQKEPSGGVCVPVLCGRRYDIVLPGETVRYLQRVKICESSLLWRDDVDLVKLHHDDKLSVTLLRDGLLDSSEYHTLESSILRVVHHDGQQDAGDDGASSAVTTVAREILQEAAEHVGAALGETLREALQLQREALWSKRGRRSAELEELMRSLEQWSDVTAGQHDLEQLLTLELKEFSDGEMTIALTSATTDTEDWHGYVDALKSFSERHGYDALVVLLSINNTIHHPRQQVAVYSNNTDILNQICCELEESSSWSLSGELEVKESLQVYHIPINTSSFSGTPPLLVEEIHGLLKDFVDRRSSVLACHPSSRTSSTEGVAGSVEFSQGSSGINDMDGSDTERAEGGGGDVVAIARVMADGEEDTGGAGVGAGGELVSPDSGMTTIRSSRSSKESSVFLSDDSPVGEVIAGGGPAAGPGGLFLRNPSPLGLLSLSPPVPPERRKHRPSRNKSDNVDLFSFDPLHSSDHSMPTGGELASAGIRADGEKRAESSSFSELEELSLLDFSGPNSLGGFESRDSSIDNHGQIHGKYMIDTVVPPTPVNSVVGSRPPSSCGVRFFPEDVVERINGLQHKDSVSSSLSETWDDLGFDTQGASTSSDNIVWNRIKGSESPLNILEDVSGKESVDDMTGEEGREETIQSEKVHQKGKVLEPQLSLITEQAESYDNWNLDSALKDEWNPVSLACLQLTPPEEDVAGKWRAAIIGVKEKVSSMSRKKAILNTLTPDTSKEEDEGVQGKKGDRKMEILDFWTYSAQKGFLKSDSGTTTSYPESLDMWNMTIRDDSLSPLTTPDNLSETSGSFCRTNSNVGAGTSVESPLGYSEGGMVMWNTTIREDSSSTITSPEGAENQKDLSHTGSLDGGDSPGTHASKQVEEEKTIEEESGIHKVLSETVDEVRWRGNEHNVKIVIEAAESETMGEETGDDDNQNLVSDHSEDGTSSYQGTDMWDLPVPGMVTSTSEYDNVGAGTWSLTSSPDAYASPIVDMVQLEGQSSPFVAVTQPMSDPLGKTEYRTVISDEEQPANQVFLFEGTSELGHMITSGRSSVGSKNDNKSRGGSEETDWIEQHSDHSPFVLVDTSTVIQDTSASLHSCPGEDAKTQIQTDQSLSPGLVDWDHFVSKKHDSSESTSSSHDLPVTTAYNDDGLATKSQGGLNNESIGKEFKTTETMSLSSSSGGERDAMKYSPDGLLPGSRDELRSNSDGDSSSGLEMDYIIVSGTVKEAEREWRDRPKHGNRQSKGTRRSMETFSMLSYAATVLQSQAQASQREQQGNAEQSRQNQMIRSTDSPLSTDTEKDPAVLSTHYQASLDHATEHCMVPEMITPSQSTINSEAPRLSDSRPTSCSQTQAEDGNDDDKSSIVARSMSPSLRYPSDHFLKTREEVYVHSQISMEDSDEGGQSPSAPPPCPTSLGEFKVWRGQDTPRTTSEPQSPVCTNSSVSQSSSFIGTPLSESGISTDRGLGLPFSGDLMEEENDEEEQRETDTEHSDIPKWSETEERQQLGSSDLLSFTEELTGGFSSQQTHLKTVEPKRDRFLPSTLDYYDEQPGRTDDRDKWSTQQQIGDHAASRDSYSPILRRHQQDVTSQFSSQPPNENAAYEWTGSQNLTQGQTQYGYNYHHIDQRTENQSPHPACVDTKSNSQQNTADVYAEFTTDATAMQYGSGQAGSYYEPGVSAEYSLHDSGSKFQYLTKGLYGDDSDSVHTSELQCSQYQADGQSQYESDHAHYQFDGQSFYQSAVQPEREDHARYVQEEYVHFLLERHSQKGEGAAGMMMKMASSEEAAEEMDNRDDQPSSADLSGGSNQRRKLAAPPMNVSLDRSEGSLPSDDTLDTEDEALDTGDELDVNVDELDTPDEADLHEDSEESDQGAGAASSDAIAGHRAAEESRDSRLWRSVVIGEQEHRIDMKCIEPYKRVISHGGYYAEQNAIIVFAACFLPDSNCENYNYVMENLFLYVISTLELMVAEDYMIVYLNGATPRRRMPGFTWMKKCYQMIDRRLKKNLKMFIIVHPSWFIRTLLGITRPFISSKFSSKIKYVNSLQELGEIIPMEYVHIPPSIVKYDEERGIHKFACMRLDTELQDTAAKADKTGGSVV; encoded by the exons ATGGAAGAGTATTTGCGGAGGGTCCAGAGCAGACTCGGG GCGGATGTATTAGAGGGTCCCATCCACGCTGTTTTAGGCGGACCGGAGCCAGATGTTGACACAGTGGCTGCAACACTCTGCTTGGCACTACACCTCAGCCAG AAGGAACCGTCAGGTGGAGTGTGCGTGCCGGTGCTCTGCGGCCGGCGGTACGACATTGTGTTGCCCGGGGAGACGGTGAGGTATCTGCAGCGGGTGAAAATCTGCGAGAGCTCGCTGCTGTGGAGGGACGACGTAGACCTTGTGAAGCTTCATCATGACGACAAACTCTCAGTCACGCTGCTGAGAGATGGGCTGCTAGATAG CTCTGAGTACCACACTTTGGAGTCCAGCATCCTGCGAGTGGTCCATCACGACGGGCAGCAGGACGCAGGGGATGATGGGGCCTCGTCCGCGGTGACAACAGTCGCCAGGGAGATTCTTCAAGAGGCAGCGGAGCACGTCGGAGCAGCGCTGGGGGAGACTCTCAGAG AGGCCTTGCAGCTGCAACGTGAAGCTTTGTGGAGCAAGCGTGGCCGTCGCTCGGCCGAACTGGAGGAGCTCATGAGATCCTTGGAGCAATGGAGCGATGTCACTGCGGGTCAACATg ACTTGGAGCAGCTGCTGACTTTGGAGCTGAAGGAGTTTTCTGATGGAGAGATGACCATAGCGCTCACTTCAGCGACCACCGATACGGAG GACTGGCATGGATATGTGGACGCGCTGAAATCCTTCAGTGAGCGCCATGGCTATGATGCTCTGGTGGTTCTCCTGTCTATCAATAACACAATTCATCATCCCCGCCAGCAGGTGGCTGTCTACTCAAACAATACAGACATCCTAAATCAG ATCTGCTGTGAGTTGGAAGAGTCTTCCAGCTGGTCTCTTTCTGGTGAACTGGAGGTCAAGGAGAGCCTCCAGGTGTACCACATCCCTATAAACACCTCCTCATTTTCCGGTACTCCTCCTCTGCTGGTAGAAGAAATACACGGCCTCCTCAAGGACTTTGTTGACCGGCGGAGCTCTGTATTAGCCTGCCACCCCAGCAGCAGAACCTCTTCCACGGAGGGAGTCGCAGGTAGCGTGGAGTTTTCCCAGGGGTCATCTGGTATCAATGACATGGATGGTTCTGACACAGAGAGAGCTGAGGGAGGCGGCGGAGACGTGGTGGCAATAGCAAG GGTGATGGCAGATGGTGAAGAGGACACCGGAGGTGCAGGAGTTGGTGCTGGTGGGGAGCTCGTGAGCCCTGACAGCGGTATGACCACCATCCGCAGCAGCCGCTCCTCCAAAGAGAGTTCAGTGTTCCTCAGCGACGACAGCCCGGTGGGTGAAGTTATAGCAGGAGGCGggccagcagcaggaccaggtgGACTTTTCCTCAGAAACCCCTCTCCCCTGGGGTTATTAtccctctcccctcctgtcCCACCTGAGAGGAGGAAACACCGCCCTAGCAGAAATAAGAGTGATAACGTTGACTTGTTTAGTTTTGACCCCCTACACAGCAGTGACCACTCTATGCCAACAGGAGGAGAACTGGCAAGTGCTGGAATAAGAGCAGATGGAGAAAAAAGAGCAGAGAGCTCCAGCTTTTCCGAACTTGAAGAGCTGAGCTTGTTAGATTTCTCCGGTCCAAATTCACTGGGCGGGTTTGAAAGTAGAGATTCTTCAATTGATAATCATGGTCAAATTCATGGGAAATACATGATTGATACCGTGGTTCCTCCAACCCCAGTCAATAGTGTGGTAGGCAGTCGTCCACCTAGCAGTTGCGGGGTCAGATTCTTTCCAGAAGATGTTGTTGAAAGGATCAATGGGCTGCAGCATAAAGACAGTGTGTCATCGTCATTGTCAGAGACCTGGGATGATCTTGGCTTTGACACACAAGGAGCATCAACCTCAAGTGATAATATTGTCTGGAATAGGATCAAGGGATCTGAGAGTCCACTGAATATTCTGGAAGATGTTAGCGGGAAAGAGTCAGTTGATGATATGACAGGAGAAGAAGGCAGAGAAGAAACTATACAGTCGGAGAAGGTCCACCAGAAAGGAAAAGTCCTTGAACCCCAGCTTAGTCTGATCACTGAGCAGGCTGAATCATACGACAACTGGAACCTAGATAGTGCACTTAAAGATGAATGGAACCCTGTTTCCTTGGCATGTCTGCAATTGACACCACCAGAGGAGGACGTAGCTGGAAAATGGAGGGCTGCCATCATtggagtgaaagaaaaagtaTCCTCAATGTCGAGAAAGAAAGCAATCCTAAACACTTTGACACCGGACACATCGAAAGAAGAGGATGAAGGGGtacaaggaaaaaaaggagacagaaagaTGGAGATCCTAGACTTTTGGACGTACTCTGCACAGAAGGGATTTCTCAAATCAGACAGCGGAACCACCACATCTTACCCGGAATCACTGGATATGTGGAATATGACAATTAGAGATGACAGTCTATCACCTCTCACGACCCCTGACAACTTGTCTGAAACCTCAGGTTCTTTCTGTAGGACGAACTCCAATGTTGGGGCAGGCACATCTGTGGAAAGTCCACTCGGATACTCTGAAGGTGGAATGGTGATGTGGAACACCACCATACGGGAAGACAGCTCTTCCACGATAACAAGCCCTGAGGGAGCTGAAAATCAAAAGGACCTTAGTCACACGGGATCGTTGGATGGTGGTGATTCTCCTGGGACACATGCAAGCAAACAGGTGGAAGAAGAGAAGACTATAGAGGAGGAGAGCGGTATACACAAAGTGCTTAGTGAGACTGTCGACGAAGTGAGGTGGAGAGGTAACGAACACAATGTTAAAATAGTCATAGAGGCGGCTGAAAGTGAAACGATGGGTGAGGAAACAGGTGACGATGACAACCAGAACTTGGTATCTGATCATTCAGAAGATGGGACTTCCTCTTACCAAGGTACTGACATGTGGGACCTACCTGTGCCTGGCATGGTCACCTCCACTTCAGAATATGACAATGTCGGAGCTGGCACTTGGAGCCTGACATCCTCCCCTGATGCCTATGCTAGCCCCATAGTAGACATGGTACAGCTAGAGGGGCAGTCTAGCCCTTTTGTAGCTGTGACACAACCTATGTCTGATCCTCTGGGAAAGACTGAATACAGAACAGTAATTTCAGATGAAGAACAACCAGCCAACCAGGTGTTCCTTTTTGAGGGAACTAGTGAGTTGGGTCACATGATCACGAGTGGGCGAAGTTCAGTTGGGAGCAAGAACGACAACAAAAGTAGAGGAGGATCAGAGGAAACTGACTGGATAGAGCAACACAGTGATCATTCACCCTTTGTTCTGGTTGATACGTCGACTGTCATTCAGGACACTTCAGCCAGTCTTCATTCATGTCCAGGAGAAGATGCCAAGACTCAAATTCAGACTGACCAGTCATTATCCCCAGGCCTTGTTGATTGGGACCATTTTGTTTCCAAGAAACATGATAGCTCTGAATCAACGTCATCATCACATGATCTGCCGGTCACCACGGCGTACAATGATGATGGGCTTGCCACAAAAAGCCAAGGTGGTCTGAATAATGAGAGCATTGGAAAGgagtttaaaacaacagaaaccatGTCTCTGAGCTCAAGCTctgggggggagagagacgcCATGAAGTATAGCCCCGACGGCCTTCTCCCAGGTAGTCGAGATGAACTCCGGTCCAATTCTGATGGAGATTCATCGTCGGGCCTAGAAATGGACTACATCATAGTGTCTGGCACAGTGAAAGAAGCTGAGAGAGAGTGGCGCGATCGGCCTAAACATGGTAACAGACAATCAAAAGGAACAAGAAGATCCATGGAGACATTTAGCATGCTTTCCTACGCTGCCACAGTACTGCAATCCCAGGCCCAAGCTTCACAAAGAGAACAACAGGGGAACGCAGAACAAAGTAGGCAAAACCAAATGATCAGGAGTACTGACAGTCCACTTAGTACAGATACAGAGAAAGATCCAGCTGTTTTATCTACTCATTACCAAGCAAGTCTTGATCATGCCACTGAGCATTGCATGGTGCCAGAAATGATCACTCCCAGCCAATCAACAATTAACTCTGAAGCTCCTCGTCTGTCAGATTCGAGACCAACAAGTTGCAGTCAAACACAGGCAGAAGACGGAAACGATGACGATAAATCAAGCATTGTGGCCAGAAGCATGTCTCCATCATTAAGATACCCATCGGACCATTTCTTGAAAACCAGAGAGGAAGTTTATGTTCATTCACAGATCTCAATGGAAGATTCAGATGAGGGTGGGCAGTCACCCTCTGCACCTCCACCATGTCCGACGTCTTTGGGGGAATTTAAAGTCTGGAGGGGGCAGGACACACCTAGAACCACTTCTGAACCGCAATCACCTGTCTGTACCAACAGTTCAGTCTCCCAATCCAGCTCTTTTATTGGGACCCCACTGAGTGAATCAGGTATTTCTACCGACAGAGGACTTGGGTTACCTTTTTCTGGAGATTTAATGGAAGAGGAGAATGACGAGGAAGAGCAGAGGGAAACTGATACGGAGCACTCTGATATACCAAAATGGAGTGAGACGGAAGAAAGACAACAGTTAGGTTCTTCCGATCTGCTAAGTTTCACTGAGGAGCTGACTGGAGGCTTTTCAAGTcaacagacacatttaaaaacagtggAGCCAAAGAGGGACAGATTCCTACCGAGTACACTGGATTACTACGATGAACAGCCTGGAAGAACTGATGATCGTGATAAATGGTCAACTCAACAACAGATCGGAGACCATGCAGCTTCTCGAGATAGCTATTCACCCATTTTAAG AAGACACCAACAAGATGTGACATCACAATTTTCCTCCCAGCCACCCAACGAGAACGCTGCCTACGAgtggacaggaagtcagaatTTAACTCAGGGTCAAACCCAGTACGGCTACAACTACCACCACATTGACCAAAGAACTGAAAACCAGAGTCCCCACCCGGCCTGTGTGGATACAAAATCCAACAGCCAGCAAAACACTGCAGACGTCTATGCTGAGTTTACAACTGATGCCACAGCCATGCAGTACGGCTCCGGGCAGGCTGGAAGCTATTATGAACCCGGAGTCAGTGCCGAGTACAGCTTGCACGATTCAGGTTCCAAGTTTCAATATCTAACGAAGGGCCTGTATGGAGATGACTCGGACTCCGTGCACACCTCTGAACTCCAGTGCTCTCAGTATCAAGCTGATGGTCAAAGTCAGTATGAGTCTGACCACGCTCATTACCAGTTTGATGGACAATCGTTCTACCAATCTGCCGTCCAGCCCGAAAGGGAAGATCATGCACGGTATGTGCAAGAGGAATATGTTCACTTTCTCCTGGAAAG ACACTCCCAGAAGGGAGAAGGTGCAGCagggatgatgatgaagatggccTCCAGTGAGGAAGCTGCTGAGGAGATGGATAACAGAGACG ATCAACCCTCCTCTGCAGATCTGTCAGGCGGGTCCAATCAAAGGAGAAAGCTGGCAGCTCCACCAATGAATGTGTCACTGGACCGCAGTGAGGGGTCTCTCCCCTCAGACGATACCCTGGACACAGAGGACGAGGCCTTGGACACCGGCGACgagctggatgtcaacgtagaTGAGCTGGACACACCTGACGAGGCCGACTTACACg AAGACTCAGAGGAGTCTGATCAGGGAGCAGGAGCAGCATCGAGTGATGCCATCGCaggacacagagcagcagaggagagcagggaCAGCAGGCTGTGGAGGAGCGTGGTGATTGGAGAGCAGGAGCATCGCATTGATATGAAGTGCATTGAGCCATACAAAAGAGTCATTTCACACGGAG gctATTACGCTGAACAGAATGCCATCATCGTGTTTGCCGCCTGCTTCCTACCAGACAGCAACTGTGAAAATTACAATTATGTAATGGAAAACCTTTTCCT